From the genome of Ignavibacteriales bacterium, one region includes:
- a CDS encoding phosphatase PAP2 family protein, translating into MKRKIYLSLFLIIISGSSLFGQFGYAFPQFFRETGDFIKQPINWDGSDWLKLGVVSTATFLMMETADQPICDTVLKDQRYYKSAPIVFSRMWEGIYSPIFNQDNKTLPSGYSTAAFILSTVLSRNIKSPDWKTLVYLPAELILISRVYQGQHWVTDAFTRAALGYFVATWVVDHHENNNNSIFGMSPTYLKRLRLRFEVTLRKHS; encoded by the coding sequence ATGAAACGCAAAATTTATTTATCACTCTTTCTAATCATCATATCTGGATCTTCTCTCTTTGGACAATTTGGATATGCTTTTCCTCAGTTCTTTAGAGAAACTGGCGACTTCATCAAACAACCGATTAACTGGGATGGAAGTGATTGGTTAAAATTAGGCGTTGTAAGTACGGCAACATTTTTAATGATGGAAACTGCAGATCAACCAATTTGCGATACTGTTTTAAAAGATCAAAGATATTACAAAAGTGCCCCTATTGTATTTAGCCGAATGTGGGAAGGAATATATTCACCTATTTTTAATCAAGACAACAAAACACTACCAAGTGGTTACTCTACAGCCGCGTTTATACTTTCAACTGTGCTTTCAAGAAATATTAAGTCGCCTGATTGGAAAACGCTTGTTTACTTACCGGCAGAGCTCATTTTAATTTCAAGAGTATATCAGGGTCAGCACTGGGTAACAGATGCTTTTACTAGAGCTGCGCTAGGTTATTTTGTTGCAACGTGGGTTGTTGATCATCATGAGAATAATAATAATTCAATTTTTGGAATGTCTCCAACATACCTTAAACGATTAAGATTGCGCTTTGAAGTAACTCTACGGAAACATTCATGA